One Streptococcus gallolyticus subsp. gallolyticus DSM 16831 DNA window includes the following coding sequences:
- a CDS encoding MurR/RpiR family transcriptional regulator — MTLLQDIEYLAQTRKDSKKDIANFILTHKTELAHLTLDDIQNQAYISKSSLVRFAKSLGFSGWKEFLVPLMEEIHQENHYFSDVDPDVPFTKNDDNLTLARKIAQLQIASIEDSLALLDDALLTQAAYSIKKAKRVAIFGISPNNILAEVFRRRMAGIGKIIEVPRNDEMGLTSLSLTSEDLAILISYSGQIVQFPHHLLEHLSDCDVTTLAITSQEKSPLAQFCDFTLPISGREQIVGKISGFASEESILFILNILYATYFSLDYEINLSYKQKMAELLETGRQDKHI; from the coding sequence ATGACACTATTACAAGATATTGAGTATCTAGCTCAGACACGTAAAGATTCCAAAAAAGACATTGCAAACTTTATTTTGACTCATAAAACAGAGTTAGCTCATTTAACACTAGATGATATTCAAAATCAAGCGTATATTTCAAAATCGTCCTTAGTTCGCTTTGCTAAATCTTTGGGATTTTCTGGTTGGAAAGAATTTTTAGTGCCTCTAATGGAAGAAATTCATCAAGAGAATCATTATTTTTCTGATGTTGACCCAGATGTTCCCTTTACCAAAAACGATGATAATCTGACCTTAGCAAGAAAGATTGCACAACTTCAAATAGCAAGTATTGAGGATAGCTTAGCTCTACTAGATGATGCTCTACTAACACAAGCGGCCTATTCCATCAAAAAAGCAAAACGTGTCGCCATTTTTGGTATCAGTCCTAATAATATTTTAGCCGAAGTTTTCCGACGACGTATGGCTGGTATTGGGAAAATTATTGAAGTTCCACGTAATGACGAAATGGGCTTGACTTCTCTATCCTTAACATCTGAAGATTTAGCTATTTTGATTTCCTACTCTGGTCAAATTGTTCAATTTCCACATCATTTACTGGAACATCTTAGCGATTGCGACGTGACAACACTTGCTATCACCAGCCAAGAAAAATCACCATTGGCACAATTTTGTGACTTCACGCTTCCGATTTCTGGACGAGAGCAAATCGTTGGAAAAATTTCAGGCTTTGCTTCAGAAGAGTCAATCTTATTCATTCTCAATATCCTCTACGCAACTTATTTTTCATTAGACTATGAAATAAATCTATCTTATAAACAAAAAATGGCAGAGCTCCTAGAAACTGGACGTCAAGATAAACATATATAA
- the proB gene encoding glutamate 5-kinase, translating to MKRNFETVNRIVIKIGTSSLVMPNGKINLEKIDQLAFVISSLMNKGKDVILVSSGAMGFGLNVLNMDKRPTEIARQQAVSSVGQVAMMSLYSQIFSHYQTEVSQLLITRDVIEYPESLENFTNAFEMLLTMGIVPIVNENDAISVDEMDHTTKFGDNDRLSAIVAKVTKADLLIMLSDIDGLYDKNPNIYDDAKLREHVTEITDEIIKSAGGAGSKFGTGGMLSKIKSAQMIFDNNSQMILMNGANPRDILKALEGANIGTWFSQVN from the coding sequence ATGAAACGAAATTTTGAAACTGTTAATCGAATTGTTATAAAAATTGGGACAAGCTCGCTTGTCATGCCAAATGGCAAAATTAATCTTGAAAAAATTGACCAACTAGCTTTTGTTATCTCTAGCTTGATGAATAAAGGAAAAGATGTTATTTTGGTGTCATCTGGTGCCATGGGTTTTGGGCTCAATGTGTTAAATATGGACAAACGTCCGACAGAAATTGCACGTCAACAGGCGGTGTCAAGTGTTGGGCAGGTTGCCATGATGAGCCTTTATTCTCAAATCTTTTCGCATTATCAGACAGAAGTTAGTCAGCTGTTGATTACACGTGATGTTATTGAATATCCTGAAAGCTTAGAAAATTTCACTAATGCCTTTGAAATGTTATTAACAATGGGAATTGTGCCAATCGTTAACGAAAACGATGCTATTAGCGTTGATGAAATGGACCACACAACAAAATTTGGTGATAATGACCGACTTTCAGCGATTGTAGCCAAGGTAACCAAAGCAGATTTGTTAATCATGTTATCAGATATTGACGGACTTTACGATAAAAATCCAAATATCTATGATGATGCCAAACTTCGCGAACACGTTACTGAAATTACGGACGAAATCATTAAATCAGCGGGCGGTGCTGGAAGTAAATTTGGCACGGGAGGCATGCTCAGCAAGATTAAGAGTGCTCAAATGATTTTTGACAATAACAGTCAGATGATTTTGATGAACGGTGCAAATCCGCGTGATATTTTAAAAGCTCTAGAAGGTGCTAATATTGGAACGTGGTTTTCACAAGTGAATTAA
- a CDS encoding glutamate-5-semialdehyde dehydrogenase has product MGYIDELGKNAKVASQSLVKLGTAEKNQILGQVADALLAETDYILAENACDVDQAQENGISPVMVDRLRLDAKRIEGIVEGVRQVADLQDPIGQVVRGYTNLDGLKIVQKRVPLGVIAMIFESRPNVSVDAFSLAFKTSNAIILRGGRDAIHSNTALVTVIRKTLAKAGVNENVVQLVEDTSHAVAEELMQAVDYVDVLIPRGGARLIQTVKEKSKVPVIETGVGNVHIYVDDSADLDMATKIVINAKTQRPSVCNAAESLLVHKAVAKTFLPQLEEAIAKVHAVEFRADDKALAIFKNAVAATDEDYGTEFSDYVMSVKVVDSVDDAIDWVNRYTTHHSEAIITKDLEHAERFQDEVDAAAVYVNASTRFTDGFVFGLGAEIGISTQKLHARGPMGLEALTSTKFYINGKGQIRE; this is encoded by the coding sequence ATGGGCTATATTGATGAATTAGGTAAAAATGCTAAAGTAGCTAGCCAAAGTCTGGTAAAGCTTGGAACTGCTGAAAAAAATCAGATTTTAGGACAAGTTGCGGATGCTCTGCTTGCAGAGACAGACTATATTTTGGCTGAAAATGCATGTGATGTTGACCAAGCACAGGAAAATGGTATTTCGCCTGTTATGGTTGACCGTTTGCGTCTAGATGCTAAGCGTATTGAGGGGATTGTTGAGGGCGTCCGTCAAGTTGCGGATTTGCAAGACCCGATTGGTCAGGTTGTCCGTGGTTATACCAATCTTGATGGCTTGAAAATCGTTCAAAAACGTGTACCACTTGGCGTGATTGCCATGATTTTTGAAAGCCGTCCAAATGTATCTGTTGATGCTTTCAGCCTTGCTTTTAAAACAAGTAATGCTATTATTTTGCGTGGTGGTCGCGATGCCATTCATTCTAATACAGCCCTTGTGACGGTTATCCGAAAAACTCTTGCTAAAGCAGGTGTAAATGAAAACGTCGTCCAGCTTGTTGAGGATACTAGCCATGCCGTTGCTGAAGAATTAATGCAAGCTGTTGATTATGTTGATGTTCTTATCCCACGTGGTGGAGCTCGTTTAATTCAAACGGTCAAAGAAAAATCAAAAGTTCCTGTTATTGAAACAGGTGTCGGAAATGTTCACATTTACGTTGATGATTCGGCTGACCTTGATATGGCAACGAAGATTGTGATTAATGCCAAAACGCAACGTCCAAGTGTTTGTAATGCTGCAGAAAGCTTGCTTGTTCACAAAGCGGTAGCAAAAACATTCTTACCACAGTTAGAAGAAGCAATTGCGAAAGTTCATGCTGTTGAATTTCGTGCAGATGATAAAGCGCTAGCTATTTTCAAAAATGCAGTAGCAGCCACAGATGAGGATTACGGTACAGAATTTTCAGATTATGTCATGTCTGTCAAAGTGGTTGATTCTGTTGATGACGCTATTGATTGGGTGAATCGTTACACGACTCATCATTCAGAAGCTATTATCACCAAAGACCTTGAACACGCTGAACGTTTCCAAGATGAAGTGGATGCGGCTGCGGTTTACGTCAATGCCTCAACACGCTTCACAGACGGTTTTGTCTTTGGATTGGGTGCAGAAATTGGTATTTCAACACAAAAACTGCATGCGCGTGGTCCAATGGGCTTGGAAGCTTTGACAAGCACAAAATTTTACATTAATGGTAAAGGACAAATTCGAGAATAA
- a CDS encoding 6-phospho-beta-glucosidase, which yields MVLSENFLWGGATAANQAEGGVLEGGRGLSNVDLLPIGKDRATISSGEIEHLEWDDNHFYPAKEAIDMYHHYKDDIKLFAELGFKVYRMSISWTRIFPNGDDEMPNQAGLDFYRGIFEELKKYGIEPLVTLAHFDVPVSLIKRYGGWRDRHLVDAYVRYAQTVMTAYKGLVNYWLTFNEINILIHSPFVGGGLIFKEGDNKKQLMYQAAHHQLVASSLVTKMAHDIDSENQIGCMLAGGMHYPYSCRPEDYKEAIDSDRKNYFFIDVQARGYYPNYAKKMFEREQIELEMLDGDLECLKNTVDFVSFSYYSSRTVSGFEEDYETTTGNLFRSIKNPNLESTEWGWQIDPLGLRNALNQLYDRYQKPLFIVENGLGAKDVPDENGYVADDYRIDYMRKHIIALKDAVEIDGVELMGYTSWGCIDLISASTGQMSKRYGFIYVDRDDAGQGTLRRSKKKSFDWYKQVITSNGEEL from the coding sequence ATGGTTTTATCAGAAAATTTTTTATGGGGCGGTGCTACGGCAGCCAATCAAGCTGAAGGTGGTGTCTTAGAAGGTGGTCGTGGCTTGTCAAATGTTGATTTATTACCTATTGGAAAAGACAGAGCCACAATTTCTAGTGGTGAAATAGAACATTTAGAGTGGGATGATAATCATTTTTATCCTGCCAAAGAAGCTATTGACATGTACCATCATTATAAAGACGATATTAAATTATTTGCAGAGCTTGGTTTCAAGGTTTATCGTATGTCAATTTCGTGGACTCGTATTTTTCCAAATGGAGATGATGAGATGCCAAATCAGGCAGGACTTGATTTCTACCGTGGTATTTTTGAAGAATTGAAAAAGTATGGTATTGAACCTCTTGTAACTTTGGCACATTTTGATGTACCAGTCAGTTTAATTAAACGTTATGGTGGTTGGCGTGACCGTCATTTAGTAGATGCCTATGTCCGTTATGCGCAAACGGTTATGACAGCTTACAAAGGTTTGGTCAACTATTGGTTGACATTCAATGAAATTAATATCCTAATTCATAGTCCCTTTGTAGGTGGTGGGCTTATCTTTAAAGAAGGAGATAATAAGAAACAACTCATGTATCAAGCAGCTCATCATCAATTAGTCGCTTCAAGTTTGGTGACTAAAATGGCACACGATATTGATTCTGAAAATCAAATTGGGTGTATGTTAGCAGGTGGTATGCATTATCCTTACTCTTGTCGTCCAGAAGATTACAAAGAAGCCATTGATAGTGATCGTAAGAATTACTTCTTTATTGATGTTCAAGCGCGTGGTTATTATCCAAATTATGCGAAAAAAATGTTTGAACGTGAACAGATTGAGTTGGAGATGTTAGATGGTGATTTAGAGTGTTTGAAAAATACTGTTGATTTTGTTTCTTTCTCTTATTATTCATCACGTACAGTAAGTGGTTTTGAGGAGGATTATGAAACAACAACTGGCAACCTTTTCCGCTCGATAAAAAATCCTAATTTAGAATCAACAGAATGGGGCTGGCAAATTGATCCGTTGGGGTTACGTAATGCCTTAAATCAGCTTTATGACCGTTATCAAAAGCCATTATTCATTGTCGAAAATGGTCTTGGTGCTAAGGACGTCCCTGATGAAAATGGGTATGTGGCAGATGATTATCGTATTGATTATATGCGCAAGCATATTATTGCTTTAAAAGATGCTGTTGAAATCGATGGTGTTGAGTTAATGGGCTACACCAGCTGGGGCTGTATTGATTTGATTTCAGCCAGTACAGGTCAAATGAGTAAACGTTACGGTTTTATCTATGTTGACCGAGATGACGCAGGTCAGGGCACTTTACGTCGCAGTAAGAAAAAATCATTTGACTGGTATAAACAAGTCATTACTTCAAATGGTGAAGAGCTTTAA
- the ftsL gene encoding cell division protein FtsL, protein MTDKHRNEAISNALKRRIRKFSRIEKVFYGSIILTAITMAVSIIYLQSRNLQVQQEITNLNSQISDMQTDYDNAKQEVNELTSRDRIEQIAGNAGLTSQQDNIKQVE, encoded by the coding sequence ATGACAGATAAACATCGTAACGAAGCTATTTCTAATGCGCTTAAAAGACGGATTAGAAAATTTTCGAGAATTGAAAAAGTTTTTTATGGTTCTATTATTTTGACGGCTATTACCATGGCTGTTAGTATTATTTACCTACAGAGCCGTAATCTACAAGTGCAACAAGAAATCACAAATCTTAATAGTCAGATAAGTGATATGCAGACAGATTATGATAATGCTAAACAAGAGGTTAACGAATTAACAAGTCGTGACCGTATTGAACAAATAGCAGGAAATGCAGGCTTGACTAGCCAACAGGATAATATTAAACAGGTGGAGTAA
- the pbp2X gene encoding penicillin-binding protein PBP2X, with product MKKLMNRFLDYVVKDRRTPNKNRERVGQNLMILAVFLFFVFVINFAIIIGTDTKFGHNLSTEASEVYQQTVTVQAKRGTIYDRNGVALAEDSTTYSIYAIISTSYVSSTGEKLYVKKSQYEKVAEILNEQLGIDKDEVLSQLKQDGLFQVSFGSSGSGLSYSTKSAIETAMDEAGIKGIGFTSTPGRMYPNGIFASQFLGLTQLKENKDGTSSLVGTSGLEAALDDILSGTDGKVTYQKDKNGNLLLGTETTVKQAVDGKDVYTTLSEPLQSYLESQMDIFQNEAQGTYASATVVNAKTGEILATTQRPTYNAQTLDGYSEDNLKTWNTLLYQNYYEPGSTMKVMTLASAIDDGVFNPNEVISTINGITVADTTINDWNVNEGMTSVQYLTYAQGFAWSSNVAMTSLEQKMGNDKWLTYLSRFKFGYPTRFGMLNEDSGLLPSDNEVTVAMSSFGQGIGVTQVQMLRAFTAISNGGVMLEPQFISQIYDPNTNSARVATSEVVGNPVSEDAADQTLDYMVTVGTDSQYGTLYNSTTGQPYIQVGDYSVAVKSGTAQIAASAEDGGGYLTGDNDYIYSVVAIVPSDDPEFIMYVTLQQPSEKFRAMYWQDVVNPVLERAMMIKDTLTSTAVTGTDTETEYTLKDYIGESPGDTAQELRDNLVQPVVVGSGSKIKKMSKKVGSNLSANEQILLWTGDLETVPDMYGWTKENVEKFAKWTGIKITFKGSDSGTVTKQSVESETDIDGVKKITITLGE from the coding sequence ATGAAGAAATTAATGAACCGTTTTTTAGACTATGTGGTAAAGGATAGACGAACGCCCAACAAAAACCGTGAGCGCGTTGGTCAGAATTTGATGATTCTGGCGGTCTTCCTTTTCTTTGTGTTTGTTATCAATTTTGCCATTATTATTGGGACAGATACAAAGTTCGGACACAATTTGTCAACAGAAGCGTCAGAAGTTTATCAACAGACAGTAACCGTTCAGGCTAAACGTGGTACGATTTATGACCGTAATGGTGTTGCTCTTGCGGAGGATTCAACAACTTACAGTATCTATGCCATTATTTCAACATCTTATGTTTCATCAACAGGTGAAAAGCTTTATGTCAAAAAATCTCAGTATGAGAAAGTGGCAGAGATTTTAAATGAACAGCTTGGAATTGACAAGGATGAAGTGCTGAGTCAGCTAAAACAAGATGGGCTTTTCCAAGTTTCTTTCGGAAGTTCAGGTTCTGGGCTGTCATACAGTACAAAATCAGCTATTGAAACGGCTATGGACGAAGCTGGCATTAAAGGAATTGGTTTCACTTCAACGCCCGGACGTATGTATCCAAATGGTATTTTTGCTTCACAATTCCTTGGTTTGACACAATTAAAAGAAAATAAAGATGGCACATCAAGTCTTGTAGGAACATCAGGTCTTGAAGCAGCTTTAGATGATATTTTGTCAGGTACAGATGGTAAAGTGACTTATCAAAAAGATAAAAATGGTAATCTGTTACTTGGTACTGAAACAACGGTTAAACAAGCTGTCGATGGGAAAGACGTTTACACAACACTTTCTGAACCATTGCAATCTTACTTGGAGTCTCAAATGGATATCTTCCAAAATGAAGCCCAAGGAACGTATGCTAGTGCCACAGTTGTTAATGCAAAAACCGGTGAAATTTTAGCAACGACACAACGTCCAACTTACAATGCGCAAACCTTGGATGGTTATAGTGAGGATAATCTAAAAACTTGGAACACCTTACTCTATCAAAACTATTATGAACCAGGGTCAACCATGAAAGTCATGACCCTTGCTTCAGCAATTGATGACGGTGTTTTCAATCCTAATGAGGTTATTTCAACAATCAATGGTATTACGGTTGCTGATACGACAATCAATGACTGGAACGTCAACGAAGGAATGACTTCGGTTCAGTACCTGACTTACGCGCAAGGTTTTGCTTGGTCAAGTAACGTTGCTATGACTAGCCTTGAACAAAAAATGGGGAATGACAAGTGGCTCACTTATCTTTCGCGTTTCAAATTTGGTTATCCAACACGTTTTGGTATGCTAAATGAGGACAGTGGTTTGTTACCTTCTGACAATGAAGTAACGGTAGCCATGAGCTCATTTGGTCAAGGGATTGGTGTTACACAAGTGCAAATGTTGCGTGCCTTTACAGCTATCTCTAATGGTGGTGTCATGCTAGAGCCGCAGTTCATTAGTCAGATTTACGATCCAAATACGAATTCGGCACGTGTAGCGACATCAGAAGTTGTTGGTAATCCTGTTTCAGAAGATGCTGCTGATCAAACACTTGATTACATGGTAACTGTTGGTACCGATTCACAATATGGTACATTGTATAACAGCACAACAGGTCAACCATATATCCAAGTTGGTGACTATTCCGTCGCTGTGAAATCTGGTACTGCCCAAATTGCTGCTTCGGCCGAAGACGGTGGTGGGTACTTAACTGGAGATAATGATTACATTTACTCAGTTGTTGCGATTGTGCCATCAGATGACCCAGAATTTATCATGTATGTAACGCTTCAACAACCATCTGAAAAATTCAGAGCTATGTATTGGCAAGATGTTGTCAATCCTGTACTTGAAAGGGCGATGATGATTAAAGATACCTTGACTAGTACAGCGGTAACGGGAACTGATACAGAAACCGAATATACACTAAAAGATTATATCGGTGAAAGCCCAGGAGATACAGCCCAAGAACTTCGTGATAACCTTGTACAACCAGTTGTTGTTGGTTCAGGTAGCAAGATTAAGAAAATGTCTAAAAAAGTCGGAAGCAACCTTTCTGCTAATGAGCAAATCTTACTTTGGACAGGTGATCTTGAAACAGTGCCAGATATGTATGGTTGGACGAAAGAAAATGTTGAAAAATTTGCTAAATGGACTGGAATTAAGATAACCTTTAAGGGTTCCGATTCGGGAACAGTCACGAAACAAAGTGTCGAATCCGAAACAGATATCGACGGTGTTAAAAAAATTACAATTACTCTAGGAGAATAA
- a CDS encoding beta-glucoside-specific PTS transporter subunit IIABC — translation MSKEYQTLATQIIALVGGKENVANVYHCQTRLRFTLVDNLKADTEALEKLDGVTKVIINAGQYQIVIGTHVADVFEEIEKLVEISQDTTTQEKKGIFDTIIDFVAGTFQPIIPALSGAGMVKAVLALLVVFNVITTDSQTYYMLNVFADGVFYFLPILIAFTQAQKLKCNPILAAGVAAMLLHPNWSALVTAGDAVNFFNVIPFTLASYGSSVIPIILIIFVQSYVEKFLNKHIPKSINIVFVPMLTFLIMGTLAFSVLGPIGAIVGNYLATVFTFLAENASWAPALIIGTFLPIMVMFGIHNGVAPLGIMQMSQLGYDSIFGPGCVCSNMAQATAGAVVAFVTKDKTTKETAIPGSITAYMGITEPLLYGVNLPKRYPLIASMIGGGLGGLYAGLTHAHRFATGSSGLPAVLLYIGDNTMTYFYNIIIAIVISIISTAIITFVLAKHFEKEETTDNLDTTQAPVITGQEVMSPLTGEVLPIEKAEDEVFASKVMGDGVVILPEATDVYAPFDGTIATLFPTKHAIGLVSDMGAEILIHIGINTVDLNGEGFKAFVKQGDSVTKGDKLISFDKVAIENAGYSSQTMVIITNGSNYNQIIKHDNQFSQTGDLILELEK, via the coding sequence ATGTCAAAAGAATATCAAACATTGGCTACCCAAATTATTGCCTTAGTTGGTGGTAAAGAAAATGTTGCTAACGTTTATCATTGTCAAACACGACTACGCTTTACGCTTGTTGATAACCTAAAAGCTGACACCGAAGCTCTTGAAAAGCTCGACGGCGTAACAAAGGTTATTATCAATGCTGGACAATACCAAATCGTCATCGGAACACACGTTGCAGATGTCTTTGAAGAAATTGAAAAGCTCGTTGAAATATCACAAGATACTACTACCCAAGAGAAAAAAGGCATTTTTGATACTATCATTGATTTTGTCGCAGGAACTTTCCAACCAATCATCCCCGCACTCTCTGGGGCTGGTATGGTAAAAGCTGTTTTAGCACTTCTTGTCGTTTTCAATGTCATCACCACTGATTCACAAACCTATTACATGCTTAATGTATTTGCAGATGGTGTATTTTACTTCTTACCAATTCTCATTGCCTTTACTCAGGCACAAAAACTCAAATGTAACCCTATTTTAGCTGCAGGTGTCGCTGCCATGCTTTTACATCCAAATTGGTCGGCGCTTGTGACTGCTGGAGACGCTGTCAACTTCTTTAACGTCATTCCATTTACACTAGCAAGTTATGGTTCAAGTGTTATCCCTATTATTCTCATCATTTTTGTCCAATCTTATGTTGAGAAATTCTTAAACAAACACATTCCAAAATCAATCAATATTGTTTTTGTTCCAATGCTAACTTTCCTTATCATGGGAACATTAGCCTTCTCAGTTCTTGGGCCAATTGGAGCCATTGTCGGAAATTACTTAGCTACCGTTTTCACATTCTTAGCAGAAAATGCAAGCTGGGCACCTGCTTTAATCATTGGAACATTCTTACCGATTATGGTGATGTTTGGTATCCATAACGGTGTTGCCCCACTTGGAATCATGCAAATGTCTCAACTAGGTTATGACTCAATCTTTGGTCCTGGGTGTGTCTGTTCAAATATGGCACAAGCAACAGCTGGTGCAGTCGTTGCTTTCGTAACAAAGGATAAAACAACCAAAGAAACAGCTATTCCTGGTTCTATCACAGCCTACATGGGAATTACCGAACCTCTTCTTTATGGTGTTAATCTACCCAAACGCTACCCATTGATTGCTTCAATGATTGGTGGAGGACTTGGTGGTCTTTATGCTGGTTTAACACATGCTCACCGATTTGCGACTGGTTCTTCTGGACTTCCAGCAGTTCTTCTCTATATTGGTGATAACACAATGACTTATTTTTACAATATTATCATTGCTATTGTCATTAGCATCATTTCAACTGCTATTATTACCTTTGTCCTTGCCAAACACTTCGAAAAAGAAGAAACTACTGACAACCTTGATACAACACAAGCTCCTGTCATTACAGGTCAAGAAGTCATGTCTCCATTGACTGGTGAAGTTCTCCCTATTGAAAAAGCTGAAGATGAAGTTTTTGCATCAAAAGTTATGGGAGACGGTGTTGTTATCTTACCAGAAGCAACCGATGTCTATGCCCCATTTGATGGTACTATCGCAACTCTCTTTCCAACTAAACATGCTATTGGACTTGTCTCAGACATGGGAGCAGAGATTCTCATTCATATTGGTATCAATACCGTAGATCTCAACGGAGAAGGATTTAAAGCCTTCGTTAAGCAAGGAGATTCCGTCACAAAAGGTGACAAATTAATTTCATTTGATAAAGTAGCTATTGAAAACGCTGGCTACTCTAGCCAAACAATGGTCATCATTACAAACGGTTCTAATTATAATCAAATCATTAAACACGACAATCAATTTAGCCAAACTGGTGATTTGATTTTAGAATTAGAGAAATAA
- the mraY gene encoding phospho-N-acetylmuramoyl-pentapeptide-transferase, producing the protein MFLSLIAGIVAFVLTVFAMPHFIRIYQIKKIGGQQMHEDVKQHLAKAGTPTMGGTVFLTVGILVSLIFSLFVEKQNGASMGATAGILLVVLIYGIIGFLDDFLKIFKQINEGLTPWQKMSLQIIGGLIFYFVHVRPSGTDDLNVFGFDLHLGILYVFFVLFWVVGFSNAVNLTDGIDGLASISVAISLVAYGIIAFAQRQFDVLLIIVTMIGALFGFFVFNHKPAKVFMGDVGSLALGAMLAAISIALRQEWTLLIIGIVYVFETSSVMLQVSYFKYTKKKYGEGRRIFRMTPFHHHLELGGLTGKSEKWSEWKVDAFLWSVGAIASILTLIALYVF; encoded by the coding sequence ATGTTTTTAAGTTTAATCGCAGGTATTGTCGCTTTTGTGTTGACAGTATTTGCCATGCCCCATTTTATCCGTATTTACCAAATCAAGAAAATCGGTGGGCAACAAATGCACGAGGATGTCAAACAACATTTGGCTAAAGCTGGTACTCCAACCATGGGAGGAACAGTTTTTCTAACAGTCGGAATCCTTGTTAGCCTCATTTTTAGCTTGTTTGTCGAAAAGCAAAACGGTGCTTCAATGGGAGCAACGGCAGGCATTCTTTTGGTGGTTCTCATTTATGGGATTATTGGTTTTCTTGATGATTTTTTGAAAATCTTTAAACAAATTAATGAAGGCTTGACACCTTGGCAAAAAATGAGCTTGCAAATTATTGGTGGCTTGATTTTCTATTTCGTTCATGTCCGTCCAAGCGGAACAGATGATTTAAATGTCTTTGGTTTTGACCTTCATCTTGGTATTCTTTACGTTTTCTTTGTTCTTTTCTGGGTTGTTGGTTTTTCAAACGCCGTTAATTTGACAGACGGTATTGATGGTTTGGCTTCTATTTCAGTTGCTATCAGCTTGGTTGCCTATGGAATCATCGCCTTTGCTCAACGACAATTTGATGTCTTGTTGATTATCGTGACAATGATTGGTGCTTTGTTTGGCTTCTTTGTCTTTAACCATAAACCTGCCAAAGTCTTTATGGGTGATGTGGGAAGTCTGGCTTTAGGAGCAATGCTTGCAGCAATTTCTATTGCACTTCGCCAAGAATGGACTTTGTTAATCATTGGTATCGTTTATGTCTTTGAAACAAGTTCAGTCATGCTTCAAGTGTCATATTTCAAATACACGAAGAAAAAATATGGTGAAGGGCGTCGTATTTTCCGCATGACACCATTCCATCATCATTTGGAACTTGGTGGTTTGACAGGAAAATCAGAAAAATGGTCAGAATGGAAAGTTGATGCTTTCTTGTGGAGTGTTGGCGCTATTGCAAGTATTTTGACCTTGATTGCACTTTACGTATTTTAA
- the rsmH gene encoding 16S rRNA (cytosine(1402)-N(4))-methyltransferase RsmH, whose product MTTDFHHITVLLHETVDMLDIKPDGIYVDATLGGAGHSEYLLSKLGPTGHLYAFDQDQTAIDNAQIRLKDYIEKGQVTFIKDNFRNLASNLASHGVTEIDGILYDLGVSSPQLDERERGFSYKKDAPLDMRMNRDQDLSAYDVVNTYDYHDLVRIFFKYGEDKFSKQIARKIEQARKVKPIETTTELAEIIKSAKPAKELKKKGHPAKQIFQAIRIEVNDELGVADESIQQAIELLAVDGRISVITFHSLEDRLTKQLFKEASTVDVPKGLPFIPEDMQPKLALVNRKPILPSEEELEVNNRSHSAKLRVARKVRK is encoded by the coding sequence ATGACAACAGATTTTCATCATATTACAGTGCTTCTACATGAAACCGTTGATATGCTTGATATCAAGCCTGATGGTATCTATGTAGATGCAACGCTTGGTGGGGCGGGGCACAGTGAGTACCTGCTTTCTAAGCTTGGACCGACTGGTCATCTTTACGCGTTTGACCAAGACCAGACGGCTATTGATAATGCACAAATTCGTTTAAAAGACTATATTGAAAAAGGACAAGTCACTTTTATCAAGGATAATTTCAGAAACCTAGCTTCCAATTTGGCGTCTCATGGTGTGACTGAAATTGATGGTATTTTGTATGACCTTGGGGTGTCAAGCCCACAATTGGATGAGCGCGAGCGTGGCTTTTCGTATAAAAAAGATGCGCCTTTAGACATGCGTATGAATCGTGACCAAGATTTGTCAGCTTATGACGTGGTTAACACTTATGATTATCATGACTTGGTTCGTATTTTTTTCAAGTATGGTGAGGACAAATTCTCAAAACAAATTGCACGTAAAATTGAGCAGGCGCGAAAAGTTAAGCCGATTGAGACAACGACAGAATTAGCAGAAATCATTAAATCTGCTAAGCCTGCTAAGGAACTCAAGAAAAAAGGACATCCTGCGAAGCAGATTTTCCAAGCCATTCGTATTGAAGTCAATGATGAGCTCGGTGTGGCAGATGAGTCTATCCAACAAGCTATTGAGTTATTGGCAGTTGATGGGCGCATTTCAGTGATTACTTTCCATTCTTTGGAAGACCGTTTGACAAAACAATTATTCAAAGAAGCTTCTACCGTAGATGTGCCGAAAGGGTTGCCTTTTATTCCTGAGGATATGCAACCTAAGCTTGCTTTGGTTAATCGAAAACCTATTTTGCCAAGCGAAGAAGAGTTAGAAGTCAATAATCGTTCTCACTCAGCCAAGCTCCGTGTGGCTAGAAAGGTTCGTAAATAA